Within Micromonospora narathiwatensis, the genomic segment GCCCAACTGGTGGCCAAGGTGCTCGGGTTGCCCGCCACCGACCGGCGGATCAACGTCGGCGAGCGGGTGGTCCGGGTCGGCGCGTTCCCCGTCTCCATCGACACCGCCGAGATGGCCGCGCTCGCCGCCCGGCCCGAGGTGGCCGACCGGGCCCGCCGGCTCCGCCAGGACCTCGGCGACCCCGAGCGCGTCGTCCTCAGCGTCGACCGGATGGACTACACCAAGGGCATCGAGCAGCGGCTCAAGGCGTACCGCGAGCTGCTCGCCAGTGGGGACGTCAAGGTCCGGGACACCGTCCTGATCCAGGTCGCGGTGCCCAGCCGGGACCGGGTCGCGCAGTACCAGATCCTCCGGGACCGGGTGGAACACCAGGTCGGCCGGATCAACGGTGAGTTCGGCCGGGTCGGCGAGCCGGCGATCCACTACCTCAGCCAGCCGTTCGACCGGGCCGAGCTGGTCGCCCTCTACCGGACCGCCGACGTGATGGCGGTGACCCCGCTGCGGGACGGGATGAACCTGGTCGCCAAGGAGTACGTCGCCGCCCGGGTGGACGACACCGGGGCACTGCTGCTCAGCGAGTTCGCCGGGGCCGCCGCCGAGCTGGAGCAGGCGTACCTGGTCAACCCGCACGACCTGGACGGGCTCAAGCAGGGGCTGCTCGCGGCGCTGCGGGCCACGCCCGAGGACGTCGCCGCGCGGATGCGCGCGATGCGCGGGCACCTGCTCCGCGACGACATCCACGCCTGGGCGCGGTCGTACCTGACCGCCCTGGACGAGACCGGCTCACTGCTGCGCCGGATCGGCACGACCGACTGAGGCCGGTGCCCGGCGCTCACCCGGCGGCCGGTGCCGGGTCCTTCTCCAGCCAGTCGAGGATCGCGTCGATCGGCTCCCGCCAGCGGGCGTCGAGCATCAGGTCGTGCCCCATGCCGGGGAAGAGCAGCGGGGCCGAGGCGTACCGGCGGGCGGCCCGGGTCAGCGCGGACGGCGACACCACCCGGTCGTCCGGGCTGCCCAGCACCAGCACCGGCGGGCGGCCCACGGCCGGCTCCGGCTGCCTGCCGGTGACCAGCTGCCACTGGGCCCGCCGGCCCGCGCGGCCCAGCCGCGAGACGTACCCGCGGGCCTCGCCGTCGGGCAGCTCCCGGCTGAACAGCTGCCGGCGGTGCAGTCGCAGCCGACCGCCGAAGACCGCCGGCAGGGTGCCGACCGGGTTGCGGCGCAGCGCGGTGCCGAACGTCCCCCAGCCGCCGAGCACCGGCGCCACCAGCACCGCCGCCCGGGCCGGGTAGCGGGCCAGGGCGTGTGCCACCACCCGGGCGCCGGCGCCGTGGCCGACCAGCACCGCCTGCCGCGGCAGGCCCGCCGCCGCCTGGACCACGTCATGGGTGTACGACCGCAGCGTCGCCTCCGGCGCCGGCGCGCTGGCGCCGTGCCCGCGCAGGCTGAGCGCGTACGCCGGGAAGCCCCGGGACGCGGCGTGCCCCAGCCAGTGCTCGGCGAACGCCCACGCCCCGTGCCCGAACCCGGGTACGAAAAGCAGCGGCGGCTTCGCCGCCTCCAGCTCGGGCACCACGGTCAGCACCTCGCGGCGGGCCGGGCGCTCCGGACGGGCCCACTCCCACGGCCGGACGATCCGGACCCGTTCCGTCATCGGGCCACCCTTTCGCTCGCGACTGCGGGGCTCCGCTTCGCTGCACTCCTCGCGCTCACCGGGCTACCCTTTCGTTCGCGACTGCGGGGCTCCGCTTCGCTGCGCTCCTCGCGCTCACCGGGCTACCCTTTCGTTCGCGACTGCGGGGCTCCGGCTTCGCTGCACTCCTCGCGCTCACCGGGCTGCCCTTTCGTTCGCGACTGCGGGGCTCCGCTTCGCTGCGCTCCTCGCGCTCACCGGCCGCCCTCCAGGTCGTACAGGGCACGCTGGAGCGCGCGTAGGTAGTCGACGTGCCCGATCTCGAACCAGTGCCGGGTGCTGTCCTTGACCTTCCCCGAGTAGCGCTGGCCGAGGCCGGCGGCCACCTTGCGGCCGAACGCGGCGGCCCGCTCCGGCCGGGTGGCGCGGAGGGCCAGCAGCCGGGCGAAGAGCACGCTCTGCCAGTGCGCGATGGGGAAGACCCCGGAGTCCGGCTGCACCAGGCCGACCACGGCCAGGGTGGGGTGGCCGGCGGTGAAGGCGTTCAGCCAGAGTCGGGGGCGGCCGGTGCCGTCGGCGTCGCCGAGCACCGCGCCGTCGAGGAACTCGAAGCGCGGCAGGTAACCGGTGGCGAAGACGACCAGCTCCGGGTCGATCTCCCGCCCGTCGGTCAACGCCACCGTACGGTCGTGGAACCGGGCCACGTCCGGCACCGGGGTGATCTGCCCGTGGCCGACGTGGTAGACGAGCTGGCTGTTGGCGATCGGGTGGGTCTCGTAGACCCGGTGGTCCGGCTTGGGCAGCCCGAACCGGGTCAGGTCGCCGACGGTCAGCCGCAGCGTCCAGTGGTAGAGCCACTGCCGCACGCGCAGCGGCACCCGCAGCGCGAGCAGGGTGTCGTTGACCTGGTCGGCGGGGCGGCCGAAGACATACTTCGGGGCGTACCAGTAGCCCCGCCGGGCCGAGTGCCAACAGCGGGACGCCTGCTGGGCCGCCTCGACCGCGATGTCGCAGCCGGTGTTGCCGGCGCCGACCACCAGCACCCGCTTGCCGCGCAGTTGCGCCGAGTCCTTGTACGACGAGGCGTGCATGACCTCGCCACGGAACTCCTCCAGCCCCTCGTACCGGGGCAGCTTCGGCGACCAGTTGTGTCCGTTGGCCAGCACCACCGCCGCGTACCGGGAGGTGCGTTCGGGTCCGTAGCCGCCGGTGCTGCGGGTGGTGACGTCCCAGCGGTCCCCGTCGACCGGCTCCACCCGGACCACCTCGGTGCCGAACCAGACGTGCTGGCGCAGGTCGAAGTGGTCGGCGTAGCGCTCGAAGTAGGACAGCAGCTGGGCGTGGTGCGGGTAGTCCGGCCAGTCGTCCGGCATCGGGAAGTCGGGGAACTGGGTGAACGGCCGCGACGAGATGAGGTGGGTGCTGGCGTACACCGGGCTGCGGTCGTGCCGCCAGTTCCACGCGCCGCCGACGCCGGTCTCCCGCTCGTAGCAGTCGACGCCGAAGCCGTGCTCGCGGAGGTTCTTCACGGCGGTGAGGCCGCTGGCGCCGGCGCCGATGACGCAGACGGTGTCGCCCCGGTCGGAGACCGGGCGGCCGTCCCGGGTCGGGGCGACCGCCGGGTCCGGGCCGGAGTGGCCGAGGTCGGTGGAGGAGGACACCGGGAAAATCTCCTTTGTGCGGCACGTGTGCCGGTCGGTGCGAAATCCTGCCGACAATGCCCGCCGTTGTCCAGCCCCACCGGGGCGCGGCGGGCCGGTGGTTCAGCCGGCGGCGGGCAGCAGCAG encodes:
- a CDS encoding alpha,alpha-trehalose-phosphate synthase (UDP-forming), with the protein product MRQSPLVVVANRLPVDDSVAPDGAFEWRRSPGGLVSALHPLLRNTPAAWVGWAGGTGPAPHLPDVDGVRMHTVALTGDDLRDHYEGFANATLWPLYHDAVEQPEYHRRWWEAYQRVNQRFAEAAAEAAEPGATVWVQDYHLQLVPGLLRELRPDLRIGFFLHVPFPPPELFMQLPRRTELLRGMLGADLIGFQRAQAAHNFAQLVAKVLGLPATDRRINVGERVVRVGAFPVSIDTAEMAALAARPEVADRARRLRQDLGDPERVVLSVDRMDYTKGIEQRLKAYRELLASGDVKVRDTVLIQVAVPSRDRVAQYQILRDRVEHQVGRINGEFGRVGEPAIHYLSQPFDRAELVALYRTADVMAVTPLRDGMNLVAKEYVAARVDDTGALLLSEFAGAAAELEQAYLVNPHDLDGLKQGLLAALRATPEDVAARMRAMRGHLLRDDIHAWARSYLTALDETGSLLRRIGTTD
- a CDS encoding flavin-containing monooxygenase, encoding MSSSTDLGHSGPDPAVAPTRDGRPVSDRGDTVCVIGAGASGLTAVKNLREHGFGVDCYERETGVGGAWNWRHDRSPVYASTHLISSRPFTQFPDFPMPDDWPDYPHHAQLLSYFERYADHFDLRQHVWFGTEVVRVEPVDGDRWDVTTRSTGGYGPERTSRYAAVVLANGHNWSPKLPRYEGLEEFRGEVMHASSYKDSAQLRGKRVLVVGAGNTGCDIAVEAAQQASRCWHSARRGYWYAPKYVFGRPADQVNDTLLALRVPLRVRQWLYHWTLRLTVGDLTRFGLPKPDHRVYETHPIANSQLVYHVGHGQITPVPDVARFHDRTVALTDGREIDPELVVFATGYLPRFEFLDGAVLGDADGTGRPRLWLNAFTAGHPTLAVVGLVQPDSGVFPIAHWQSVLFARLLALRATRPERAAAFGRKVAAGLGQRYSGKVKDSTRHWFEIGHVDYLRALQRALYDLEGGR
- a CDS encoding alpha/beta hydrolase gives rise to the protein MTERVRIVRPWEWARPERPARREVLTVVPELEAAKPPLLFVPGFGHGAWAFAEHWLGHAASRGFPAYALSLRGHGASAPAPEATLRSYTHDVVQAAAGLPRQAVLVGHGAGARVVAHALARYPARAAVLVAPVLGGWGTFGTALRRNPVGTLPAVFGGRLRLHRRQLFSRELPDGEARGYVSRLGRAGRRAQWQLVTGRQPEPAVGRPPVLVLGSPDDRVVSPSALTRAARRYASAPLLFPGMGHDLMLDARWREPIDAILDWLEKDPAPAAG